GCCCACGGAGGCAAGCACtcgacccccccaccccacccccgtctctgtctgtctgtctcttctctgtgtatctctcggTCTCTCTTACACTCTTACACTtttacactcttacacacacacacacacacacacacacacacacacacacactcacatacactcaaaaTCACCCACTATAATTCAAAGCATTCTGACTAGCCTTGGGATAAACCCAACCCTTAGATAACCAGGCTCTAAAATGCGGAATCCACCCTCTTTATGTAAATTTGCTAAGTTGCAGAGAATCCCTAGGAGACAAGATTGCCGGGGCTATTTATAGAATTCTAGATGTAACCTGTGCCTCTCTGAAACAACAGGGTCTATGCAGCGACATAATTGTATTTCAACAGTTGAGAACTTATTCCTCAGCTTGGGAAAGAGCAGTTGCTGGCGTCTTTGGGGGGCAAGGGGACAAGAGACTCATGGACTCTTCTAAAGACGCTGGAGTGCTGGTAGCCGGAAGGCCAGCGCAGGATGCCATCCGAGACCTGGGAAGGAAGGGTTTCGGCAACTTAGAGCCCTTTCTAGGGAGCCAAGTGTCAGAGGCCGGTTTCCCACACCGGCAGGTGACCGGTGATGCAGAGGGATAACCGGCAGTTTCCTTCCTCTGTATCTGGGCTCCAACAGTGACAAGCCTGTGCCTGGCGCTGGTCCTTGTTTCTTCCCCTCGGGTGCGCAGCATGCGGGAGACGAGGCTGCGCAGCAGGCACCGCAGAGTGTTCTTCTCCTGTGGGCCCAGAAAACCCCAGGAGAGCGTAAGGATGTTTTGTATTCGGTGGGAACAATTAATATTTTACGTAGAAAtttgtcaaggaaaaaaaaaagattgaaaatgaaaaagaaccaGATAGTCTAATTCGAGGATAGGGTGTTTTGACTACAGTCGGAAACCAGACAGctcacccgtgtgtgtgtgtgtgtgtgtgtgtgtgtgtgtgtgtccccgcaagcacgcgcacacgcgcgcacacacacacacacacacacacacacacacacacacacacacacacacgggttaTTGGGGGGAGGGGCTTCGCTCCTCACCTCCCCCATTGTCACTGTCCCTTACAAAAACATCCGAGCCCAGCAGGTGAACGCTCCTCTTAAAGGACCTAAGCACTAGGCTCAGCTCAGAAATCGGGAGCCCATTTCTGAGCTTGAGTCCGCCACCTTTGTAACTGGAGACTGTAAATGGGGCTTTTAAAAACTTACTCTGTGCCTTGGTATTTATGGACGCTAGTATTTaaaggagggaagatgggggaTGAGACACATCAATGCATAACATACACTCGTTTTAAACTGACACCTTTCCAAGTTGAGTCACAGAATGTCagttccaacttttttttttttaatggagatttttctctccttcccacccccagAAGGTGTTCACTGTGAAACAAAAGTAAATGAAGACCTTTACTGTCAGTTGGAGAAAAATCGAGAATggaacttctaaaaaaaaatgcatccaatAAATAGACTGTAGTGAATAGGTGGTTCAGAGAGATATCGGTGTGGAATGTGGGCGGAGTTGTAGCAACTGGAGAACCTGATTGATCTGGCATTATGGTGTGTATAGGGTGGGAGTTCTGAGACCCTGAATCATGATAGCTGGTTTTGCACTGGGGCTGTGTGTCCAGGGTGGCATCAACAGACACAGGAATAACTAATATCTGTACAGACTGCTGTGTGTGGCACAGATCAGACGTATAGTTGCTTGTCGAATGCTGGAGACCTCAGGTCACAGCTGTAAGGCCTTGGGAGGATCTCCAGTTCTCTGTCTTTGTAAAATAGCAGTTTATGCAGACTcagacaccccccacacacacacacacactctgcttcAGGTAAGGCAGCCAGTCAGTGACTCCTTCCCGACCTGGACACATAAAATTTACCCTGTAGGCTTTCCTTGGAAGAGATTTTCATATGACAGACAAAGGTCATTCCAGGCCTGAGACAATGGCGAGGGAGCTCATGTTAGCAGAAGGCACAGGTGGTATTTGCCACTGTGAGCCTGAGATACTAGCTCCCCACAGTGCTTCCCAGCCAGTGAGACTCTCCTTTAAATCCTTCCCTCTTAAAAGTTCTGGtcactttctgtttttatctACCACACAGAAATCAGACTGGTGACACTCCAAGTTTCCACATGCTAATATTAGAACGAAGGAGAAAATTAAGtatcttctatttgttttgtacccagcctttttttttttttttttaatctcttggcTCTGAgaatatattttggatagtagAGAAGAACAAGCTATACCCCCTGCATCAGATCAGAAAGTTTGGTGATCCCTCTAGGAGAGGCATAAAACAGCTCTGTGTCCCACCTAAGTGCTGGCATCTGAGCATCAGAGTGACAGCATCTCGGCCCACAGATGCCCTGCACAAATTCAGGAAGCTTCCCTTAGCTAGAGAGGACCAGGAGCCCAGTGTGCTTAAGAGGAAAGCAAGCTTCGTTTGCCAGATGAGACCACATCTGCTTCTGCTGGCTGTGCTTCTGCTGGCAGGTGTGAGCAGCTGCAGGCCCTCCTTACTCCTCTGGATGGACACTTAGGTCTCCATTGTAGGCTCATGAACTGGACAGGTGGCTGACCCTGGAGGAAACCCCACAGAAAGAGCAATGTTATTGACTTCCTTCCCAAAGATGTCAGCTGAGTGGGTTGCAGCAGGACTGGGTGATGTTGTTGGGGCCAATTCATGCATTATTGAGTCTTTCTTTGTGTGAATGGATTGCCGATTGAGTAGAGTGGTTGACGATTCCCAAGCTCCCAATTAAGTAGAGTTTGAACAGCGCCCCACGGCACTCTCCCTGCCTGACTGAGCTGAGAGAACTCACCAAACACCCTCTCTCTGGCTCTTCccggtggttttggtttttatgaaCGGGGTTGCTGCATTACTGAGATCAATCTTGTCTTCATGGGACTCAGAAGACTTAAATGTTAAAGTGGACTCCGTGATAGGTGGGTAACCCACTCCCCAGCTGCAGGCACCACAGATGTGGGGCAGAGGCGAGGTCCTTGTTAGAGTAGCTGGGACAGACAGCAGAACCTTTGAGCAGGGAGGGAACCGTGTCTATGATCTGTGGGTTTAAGGAGTGCCACATCTGCCTAGTGAAGGAGCCTGCCCCTTCCTGTAGCCTCTAATCCTATTCTGTCCAGTGTGTCATGTGTCCctgccccatccccacccccacccccgaccccagTCAGAGCCCCTGCCCAAGCCACCAGCCTGGATCCTGAAAAGAGACCTCTTCAAAGACTGTGTAATGGTCTCTACACTGTCAGCAACAAAGAGCCTCCCTTTGACAACCAGGTTGGCCGTCTCTGCTCTGCCATCTTCCTGTGCCTTTAGTTATCTgggtcttttttttccttcctattcTTTCCTGCCCTGGTAGCTCAAGGTTTCTCAACATGGAGGGCTGGTGACAGGGATATTGTGTGAAAAGTAGCCACCTAGTGTGGAGATGGGGACATCCAGAATGGTCCCTTCTCTTATAGTCTCAGTTCAGACAGTAACAACAACCCTTAAGAACGCTCAAGAGTCAGGAAGCCTGGAGAAGGGAATTTGATGCATCTTGCACTATGTTGTGCTAAAAGTGTGGGCCAGCACTTTGTCTAGAGGACATGCTTCAGCCCAGAGGGGATTTCCAGAGAATAGGCAAAGACCACCAACCGGCTAGAACTATCCCAACTATCCTTCGAAGGACACCCAGGACTTCTTTCTTATTTGTCACTTTctacagaactcagaactcttCAAACAATCCTGTCCCTTTAGGGAAGCCAGCTGGGTGTTTTCTTGCCTGAGAGGAGGGGAGCTTGAAGAACAAGTCAGAGACCACCACTCACTggatcctttcttttctccaaacaGCCAGGCTCTGCCACTGCAGTCATGACCAGGCTACTGCTGGGGTGCTCAAGTTTTGCAAGGAGGAAAACCAGTTCCTGTCAGTATCATTTCCTATCCTGGGTTCAAGCCCCCCAATTAATCAGAACTCCCTGTTGTTTGGTCAGCTTGGAGGACCTGGTTTGACCTGGGGGAACACAGTAGCCCTGTCTGTCTCCTAAGCAGTTGGGTGCCCAAGCCGGACTCCTTCCTCCATGGCAAAGCACAGAGACACAGCTGGAAAACAGGGACAATTAGCCAGCGGCTGGCAGCCCAGGGTCATAAAAACTCAGGAAGTGGCTACCACAGGGCTTAGGGAATGGTTGTCCCTAATAAAGTGATTGTTTCAAAGAAATGCCAGAATGCCGGCATTCTGAAGACACAGGCTGGGCCTGGACCTGGGCCTGGGCTCCAGAGCTTAAGCCTGGGGAGGGATGTGAAGGGTGGAAGGAGGTATTGAGTctcaggaaggggagggagatccTCCTAAGATCAAAAGTCTGCAGTGCCTCCCACCTAACCTCCCACACTCTGGCCACCCCCTGGGGACTTGAACACCCTTCCTGCGCATCCCTTCTGTAATGGGGTTTGGCGTTCTTTTTCCCAGGTTTATTTCTTGGAAAGTAAGATGCTGTTTCTGTGAGGTACCCAGGAGGGCTTTAAAGAGAAGCAACAAGGGTCCCTGGCTTCTTGAGGGACAGCTCTTGACTATTGAGCCACCTCCCAGTTTAACCTCCTTACAAAACACAGTCAGGAGAATGTGTAAGTTCCCACAGGTGGAAGAGAGGAATTGAGGAGATGAAGGGGCCTGGAAAGGTGCCCCAGGAAGGACACACGAGTGCAGCACTCCAGGAATGAGCGATTTCTGTATCCTTGGGTTCCAGACACcatcagcaacaacaaaacagaactttCCAGCGTGGACCTGGGCGGTTTGGAACCTCATGTCTGAAGTGGCAGCCCCAACATCACCAAGCTGCCTAGTGCGGACAGACCAAAGTCTCAAAGAATGAGAAGAGGGCCAAGGTTGGCTTTCTCCCACACCCAGAGTATCTCCAGTAGGGCAGTTCCATCTAACTTTGCCCAGCAAAGTTTTTCAGTAGTAGTAATAACGAGTGACAGTGGGTTGCCTCTTCATTGCGTGGGATGAAAAGCAAATTTCTGTACAGAGAGCTTTTACTTTATAAAGGACAAAGTGATGTTTTAAActaatttaacattttaagatgtatttttttatgggtatggctgttttgtctgcgtgtatgtctctgtaccactCATGTACAGTGACTGATAGCTACAAAAGAAGGTATCAGACCCCCCTTGGGCTGGAGTTATgaacaattgtgagccaccaaatgggtactgggaattgaacatgggtcctctgcaagaccaaccAGTGCTCTGAagatctgagccatctctccagcctcaggagaAAGTGTTTTAAAGCCACGGGCATGACATAAGACAAGAATAACTGGGTAGGTGTCAACACAAATACTTcccttgattttttaaaaactcttaaatAAGCTCAGTGAAAACACAAGTGTAATTGGTGGAAGTCTCCAACTGAATAGGGTAATTAGCTTAAGGGAGAGGAATGTATCAGGATTCTGGCCATATGATAATTACTGCCTTCCAAGGTAAGCCGCAGTGGAACATATCGAGGGGCCAGCTGTTGGCTTTGAAGAGGTTTTCGGTTGGTTAatgtaatagtttttaaaagtgaattgCTTTCATTGAACTCAAATCCTAAGTGTAAGACAAATTCTCGGAGGGAGGGGGATGCAGCCTGGATAGATAGTGGTTTCCTTTGGCAAGGAAATAAATATATCGCTGAGGGTCTTCCGTCAGTCAGTCTCATCCTGGCTCTCAGAGCGGGGGAAGGACTGGCCTTCGTCGTAGCCCCACAAGTCACCTCCTGGGTTGGTCAGAAAGGTCCTcaaagcactggcttctctttctcccttcttctcttttcttgacTCACTCCTGCCTGCGAATGGACGAACAAGGCTGTGCCCCGTCTCCAAACCCAGATTCCCACCAAGACTGCCTTTCTGGACTCCCCAAGGCTTTTGCAAGTTCCCTTCATTTCAGTCTTTGAACCTGTGATTGGAGGTTAAAGTGCACCCAGGTTGGAAGGAGGAAGCTCTTAACTATAAAGGACTGAATATTCAGCTGTGATCTGGTCGCAGCTCTCTCATGAgctctccatccccccccccccaacttttaaaatgcaaatcGTGTTTCTGGGGGGCTGTGTGCGTAGCGCGCAGCGCCTCAACGTCTCCAGCCATTGGTGTCTGTGTCATTACTAATAGAGTCTTGTAAACAGTCGTTAATCACGTAAGGCCGCTGGCCTGGGACTCCCGTGAGCCAACCTGTGGCGGGTCATCCCCGCCTCTACAGCCTACTGGCAAGGaggtgggaggaaagaaggaagagagggaggaggcaggacgGAGGGAGGGACTGCCCGGGAGGCAGAAGCTCAGCAAGGAGGCAGCGGAGCACCGTGGGCTGAGGTGCAGTCAGCTGCCTTTATCCCTAGCCCCCTGCGCCCCTGGCAGCCTTCAACGTTTGTCCCCAGGCAGCATGGTGAGGTCTGCTCTGGGTCCCTCGCCACCATGTACGTGAGCTACCTTCTGGACAAGGACGTGAGCATGTACCCTAGCTCCGTGCGCCACTCCGGCGGCCTCAACCTGGCGCCGCAGAACTTTGTCAGTCCCCCGCAGTACCCGGACTACGGTGGTTACCACGTGGCGGCCGCGGCGGCTGCTGCTGCGAACTTGGACAGCGCTCAATCTCCAGGGCCATCCTGGCCCACCGCATACGGCGCCCCTCTCCGCGAGGACTGGAATGGCTACGCACCCGGGGGCGCTGCCGCAGCCAACGCGGTAGCCCACGGCCTCAACGGTGGCTCCCCGGCCGCCGCTATGGGCTACAGCAGCCCCGCCGAATACCACGCACACCATCACCCGCATCATCACCCGCACCATCCGGCCGCTGCGCCGTCCTGCGCCTCCGGCTTGCTGCAGACGCTCAACCCTGGCCCTCCGGGACCCGCAGCCACCGCTGCCGCCGAACAGCTGTCCCCCAGCGGCCAGCGACGAAACCTGTGCGAGTGGATGCGGAAGCCCGCGCAGCCGTCCCTAGGAAGCCAAGGTAAGCGGTGCTGGGGCGCGCCCCAGACCCCGCGCGCATCGAGACTGTCGCGGGCTGTCTGCCAGCTCCTGGCCAGGACAGAAGGGGCAAGGGGAGAAATACAGGGGTGGACCCCTGGGGGATTTATCCCAGGAGTGTATATTTGTGCCTCGCACCCCCAGGTTTGTTTAGGGCAGAGGAATGATTTCCTCCTAAGAGTACCCCTTTGGCAATCTGGGAACACCTTCGGAAGCCCCGGTAGAGTAGTAAGCactgttccccccccccttctgccCCGCGAGCTGAATCGTGTCCTTGAGTTTGGCTGCCGCCGGCTTGCCTTACACGGCTCCTGGCCGAGAGGATTGGGGCGCTTGGATTTCCTTTGCCGCGCCTACTcgctcttcttcctccatctgaGTTACCCCCGAAAGGGGTAACGGCCAGGGAGTGTGGAGGCTGCCCAGGATCAGTTTGGCCATTAGGGCCAACTGAAGGGGTCGGTGCTGTTGGGAGCAGAGACGCTGCGGTGCGCCCCTTGAGAGAAGGCATAGCCCCCAGAAGCCTCAGAGGAAGTGGGGAACTCCAGAATCCCTGACACTTCTTTCTGCCAAGCAAAGTCTCCCTTAGGAACCCTCTCTTGGCATCCCAGAGAGCAAGGAACAGGGAGAGAAAACTTTGGGCGGACTCAGCTTCTTAAAACGTGGGCCATTTTTCTTGAACCTTCCCTTCTAGAATCTCGTGTGTCTGAAAGTGTTCTATGTTGGACTGGGGAGATTTGCCGGTCTGTGGGGCTCCTGATGTTCATGTTCGCATGTGTATAGGGGTGGGAAGGAAGTGAGCAAAGTGTGACTGGGAGTGGTATAGTAAGAGTCCCTTTTTGTTCCGTGAAGCCTTCTCCAGCTCTTTTAGCTTCCGCTTCTCTGGGTTTGCTTCTTGTTGGTACAGCCGGGCCACATGCCCGGGTTATGGCCACTTTGAGGAGGTTTATAGCCAATTACAGCCGTATAAATCAGAGCGGCACTTGGGGGCCTGTCTCTGGACACTTCTGCGTCACTGCGCACACCCCGTCAGCGTCTTGGTGGGCAATGCTGCCGAGAGAAGCCTCCAGTGGGCTTTGGCATGGTCATTTCCAAAGAGGACTCAGTCCTAAACCTGATCTCTGTGATAAACCCTCCTTTCCCAAGCCTGCCTGAAGGACAGTGAGAGGAGGATCCCCGGTAGGAGTCTTAGACCTGCGTAAGAACTTTTGCGTTCAGGGGGTGGGTGGTCTGAGACTAGGTTtcctgggagggggaggagaaccTCGGGAGCCCAGGCCGCGGGGTCAGCAGATGAGAGGTCGCTGTGAAGTCCCGCGCCGAGGTGGCAAGGCCGCTGTCGGCGCCGGGCGCCCTTGTGATGTTAATGTAGGGAAGTTGTGGCCCGCAGTGGCGGAGCCCGACTCCTCTGCAGAGCGTCATCTGTCAAGGGGCAGAGGCGTGTACGCCGCCCGGCCGGCTTTGATGTACACCTTTTCAGCCAGGCCATTGTCTCTTTTAGGGCCCGGAAAGAGGGTGGTGACTTTCGCAGTCAATAATGAATTCTGACAACTCCTTCTCATTCCTCCCCTCTTCCAGCCCCCCTCCTTGGTTCCCAGGGGGTGCGGGGCGCCTACAAGGCCCTTGGGGAGCGGACCGCAGAGCTCACGGAGTTACCGTCTTTGCGTTCCTCAACCAGCCCGTGGTGCTCTCAGGGCATCATCCATCCTAAGGCGAGGACCGCTGGGGGGGACTGTTCTGCGCCTCATTTCCCAGGTCTGACGGTCTCTTTAGGACTACTAGCTCTTTGCTATTCGGTCTGCACACCTAGGAATCGGTTCTGTCGTCTTTTGTGGGGTAGGGCACTCGCGAGTGGGTTACAAGCTCCTGTGAGCCCGCTCGGGACTGGTTGGGTCCCTTTACTTCCAAAGCAGGCGCGGGGTCGGGGCCGCAGCGCCCATTCAAATGCGCCTGCGGGGCTGTGTTTATGTTAATGCGCCTGGCGGGGAAGGGGATGAAAGCTGAGGCCGCCATTTGCTCAGTAGTGGTAATTTAAACAGAATGCGGTTGTTATTAAGGCATTGAAAGCGCTTTTCTTTGATAAGATCGCCTTGTCTTGCATTGTTTGCGGCTGTGTTCCCCTTTCAGCGGCGGGGGGACCTCTCTCTGATCCCTCCTGTATCTTCCCAGGGCGCTTTTGTTGTGGTCTGCAAAGGTTTTTACCTGAACAAAGTCAGCCTGCGGGGCCTTAAACACCTCTGGGCAACTCCCACCCCTTAGATCTCCTTGTTCAACTAGGCTCTGAGCGCTAAAATCTGTTCTGATGTGAGATCTCTCCAACTTGGGACGTCCTGACCAGCCTTCAATCCAGAAGCAACCCCGACTAACCGGGTTGAATAAATAGCCAGACTCCAGCTTGATCCAGCAGTCCTGCGCTATTTGTCAAGGTCCTTCAGTAAAATAATCAATCCAAGATTTAATATGTTGACTCAATCCAATGATCACAGGTCACTTGGTCAGGATAGTtgccacgggggggggggggggaataaattgggaattaaaaaagaaaacgtGCCCTGAGCCAAATCTGGTTGGGCAGGTGTGAAGTGTTCTTAGCATGAGGGTTTTCCTCCTGACAATATGGAGCCCGGCTCAGAATTCCAGGGCAGGACTTACTGTGTCTAGAGGTGGGGGGTGGTACTGATGACTGTTTGGGATCTGCCGGCCCCAGCATCCATCTTTTCACGATATCGAAACAAAAGGTAACTACCAGCTTACCCTGAAACCACATCCCAGGTATCTTCAAAGTGGGCTGCCTTTTCTAGTAAGTCTGAACATGTGGATATTGATATTCCTGCAGACACTGATCACTTTCCCCACCTCCCTTTCTTCTGATCCTAAATATTTGGTTTATGGAGAGGAGGGGGCTGTGTGAGAGGGTTCCGTTTCAGGCTCGTTGTGCCCCCAGGCTCACACCCTTCCACTCCCCCCAGTATCCTGTGGGTGGATATTGCCAGCCTGGGTAGTAGACACCCCCCTCCATCAGTGGATGAAGGGAAATGACTCCTGGGTTAGGGAGGTTTGTCATTACTTATGACTGATGGATTGTAGTTCTTAGCCAAGACTTCTCCTTCCTCCACAGTGAAAACCAGGACGAAAGACAAATACCGGGTGGTGTACACAGACCATCAGCGGCTGGAACTGGAAAAGGAGTTTCACTTTAGTCGATACATCACCATTAGGAGGAAAGCTGAACTGGCTGGCACACTTGGGCTCTCCGAGAGGCAGGTAAGAATCACCTTTCCTGGGTCTGGTTATTATGGCCCGGGGCAATCTAATGGGTAGCATTAGAAAGCCTGGTCAAGGGAGCCGTTGCCTACTCTCCAGatgttccccaccaccaccccacccccgctcTTTCTGTGCTTTGTATTTCGACGAATCGGAGAGTTGCATGGGAAAAGCCAAGCTGATGCTGCAGTATGGAACTTCACTTGGACGAATAGAGACCGATTGAGGCCatggttctcaacccgtgggtcgCGACCCCCAACTCACCCATCAAACGTTTACATTGtgcttcataacagtagcaagattatgGTTATGAGgtggcaatgaaaataatttatggttgggggtcaccacaacacgagggactgtctaaaagaaaaacaaaggtccAGTCTACTCATACAAACAAGAGGcaggggatggaaagatggctcagggcttaagaggcactgactgctcttgcagaggaccagagttctgtttccagcgcccacatcaggtggctcacagtggCGAGTAACTCTAGTTGCAGGGGGCACCCAGCGCCTCTCACTTCTGTggatatatacagacacatacacataccaaaaattaaaacaaacccttgaacttaaaacaaaacaaaacaaaagaggctCTACTTGGCACACGAACACTTTCTGTAGTctagggaaaagggaaaaaatgtaaaaacaggaCAAATTCACACCCAGGAGGTTCTGGATGAAATTTCATTGCCTGCGCCAAGGTGAAGAACCTCGCAGTGCAGAAGAGCTGTGAGAGGTCAAGAGACCTGTGAAGGTCAAAAGGTGACCCACACCTGAGCTGGCCAACCATTTAAGTAGGGAATAACTTTCGGCTGGTTCCATTCCCTGCTTCTGAGTTTCTGTCTCTAGTAgaggcttttttttggggggggggggaacaactTGGGGAGGGGGTAGACAAGTAAAGAGGCGTTGGAAACACTCCCGGCTcagtggagggaggagggtgaCGCTGTTTCTCGGTTCTTATCTTCTTCTACCTTCTATTTTTTGTCATTTCTAGGTTAAAATTTGGTTTCAAAACCGCAGAGCCAAGGA
This portion of the Arvicanthis niloticus isolate mArvNil1 chromosome 24, mArvNil1.pat.X, whole genome shotgun sequence genome encodes:
- the Cdx2 gene encoding homeobox protein CDX-2 isoform X2, whose translation is MYVSYLLDKDVSMYPSSVRHSGGLNLAPQNFVSPPQYPDYGGYHVAAAAAAAANLDSAQSPGPSWPTAYGAPLREDWNGYAPGGAAAANAVAHGLNGGSPAAAMGYSSPAEYHAHHHPHHHPHHPAAAPSCASGLLQTLNPGPPGPAATAAAEQLSPSGQRRNLCEWMRKPAQPSLGSQVKTRTKDKYRVVYTDHQRLELEKEFHFSRYITIRRKAELAGTLGLSERLKFGFKTAEPRKGKSTRRSCSSSSSSSPHRRHHSLPSLSRVHYGACRSP
- the Cdx2 gene encoding homeobox protein CDX-2 isoform X1 is translated as MYVSYLLDKDVSMYPSSVRHSGGLNLAPQNFVSPPQYPDYGGYHVAAAAAAAANLDSAQSPGPSWPTAYGAPLREDWNGYAPGGAAAANAVAHGLNGGSPAAAMGYSSPAEYHAHHHPHHHPHHPAAAPSCASGLLQTLNPGPPGPAATAAAEQLSPSGQRRNLCEWMRKPAQPSLGSQVKTRTKDKYRVVYTDHQRLELEKEFHFSRYITIRRKAELAGTLGLSERQVKIWFQNRRAKERKINKKKLQQQQQQQPAPPPPQPPQPQPGALRSVPEPLSPVTSLQGSVPGSVPGVLGPAGGVLNSTVTQ